From Haliotis asinina isolate JCU_RB_2024 chromosome 8, JCU_Hal_asi_v2, whole genome shotgun sequence, a single genomic window includes:
- the LOC137293549 gene encoding TATA box-binding protein-associated factor RNA polymerase I subunit A-like: protein MDDDDDDDMSDSLLRLEELLVLITKSTHNRYIALDEEVNEESVKQWFFQLSEDFKMTTSGLDYQAKAKGHTYIVPQFFKLLHECFLTHNWLGAVKILQALAYEPKGTSQTIWKAGMEVMYSNSKENDVFIAQLFRQLKHFKDLHAEDLILEYVMYLLQQGRISDASTTSRLKVKRRGFEKTVNLSSHPPFVYKAYKGLVYYIEWLKLKHDIQGKDTEVTWQSSSQANYDEMRIVHHANKAIKLMDDLCDQPGVWDTFIVKLVQMKEEVEGKDAALKVLTRYRDQKPDNPNSHRYIYDFYVQHGAPDEDKIKCLKGLAKRDPSNPLILKLCYLLNDCHSVGLLLFNLLDYCNWQHNLTSWKKFRKYLQHIYSSKLALNISVVQDCWQERKSWWPAYHFILKSGWNSDQAQTAVFCEKAVCAEFLMGKDNTFSMEVMKGLDEVNQKKLFDMLKTLDDS, encoded by the exons atggatgatgatgacgacgacgacatgTCAGATTCATTGTTACGTTTG GAGGAACTGTTGGTGCTGATAACAAAGAGCACTCATAATCGCTACATAGCACTGGATGAAGAAGTAAATGAAGAGTCTGTCAAGCAATGGTTTTTTCAGTTGAGTGAAGATTTCAAGATGACAA CATCTGGATTAGACTACCAAGCTAAAGCCAAAGGACACACGTATATTGTCCCTCAATTCTTCAAACTGCTGCATGAGTGTTTCCTGACCCATAACTGGCTTGGAGCTGTGAAAATACTGCAAGCCCTGGCTTATGAACCTAAAGGAACTTCCCAGACCATTTGGAAG GCAGGAATGGAAGTTATGTACAGCAACTCTAAAGAAAATGATGTTTTCATAGCACAGTTGTTCAG gcAGTTGAAACATTTTAAGGACTTGCATGCCGAGGATTTGATACTTGAGTATGTGATGTACCTGTTACAGCAAGGGAGAATATCAGATGCTTCAACTACCTCCAGACTCAAG GTTAAAAGACGTGGCTTTGAAAAAACAGTGAACCTTTCATCTCACCCTCCCTTTGTCTACAAGGCCTACAAGGGGCTGGTATATTACATTGAGTGGCTGAAACTCAAACATGACATTCAAGGGAAAGATACAGAAG TTACGTGgcagtcatcatcccaagctaACTATGATGAGATGAGGATAGTCCACCATGCCAACAAGGCCATCAAGCTGATGGATGATTTGTGTGACCAGCCAGGTGTTTGGGATACGTTCATCGTCAAACTTGTACAG ATGAAGGAGGAGGTTGAGGGGAAAGATGCAGCCCTGAAGGTACTGACCAGATATCGGGACCAGAAACCAGACAACCCCAACTCTCACCGATACATCTATGACTTCTATGTCCAACATGGTGCTCCAGATGAAGACAAGATAAAGTGCCTTAAG GGGCTTGCTAAGAGGGACCCATCAAATCCTCTCATCTTGAAGTTGTGTTACCTTTTAAATG ATTGTCACTCAGTTGGGTTGCTGCTGTTCAACCTGCTGGACTACTGTAACTGGCAACACAATTTGACGTCATGGAAGAAATTTAGGAAATACTTGCAACATATATATTCAAG CAAGCTAGCATTAAACATCTCTGTGGTGCAAGACTGCTGGCAGGAGCGCAAGTCATGGTGGCCTGCCTACCATTTCATTCTGAAGAGTGGTTGGAACTCAGACCAGGCACAAACAGCGGTGTTTTGTGAGAAAGCTGTCTGTGCTGAATTCTTAATGGGGAAAG ATAATACGTTTAGCATGGAGGTAATGAAAGGCTTAGATGAAGTAAATCAGAAGAAACTTTTTGATATGTTGAAAACACTGGAtgattcctga